From the genome of Salvia splendens isolate huo1 chromosome 7, SspV2, whole genome shotgun sequence:
TAAGTGGTGTTTCTACTAGCAGCAAAACAAGATCTGAGAACTACGATTGAATATGCATGCATTATAAAATAGGTCATTTATGTAAGTACATCCAAACAAGTATGCAGCGAATTAGATCTGTACAACCAACAACCTACACCCATCGATGAGAATCCTAGGTGAATGATTACACTAGCTTGAGTCAAAACAAGGGCAGGCCTTATTTCATTGTTCCATGGGAAGAATgcttaaaatttttattttcaatcacTAGATTTATAGTGTCTCCTAAATAGAGTATTAAGGGAGTAGGAAAAGAGGTCAACCTAAGAGTCTCCCAGTCATAGCTATATCCAGAGTCTCTGGAAACAATATACTATAAACTAAAAGTGCACTGAAATTAAATGCCAGAAACTAACAGGTGATGCTACAGTGTAAGGTTTCTGTTATCCAAAGAGAATTTCTAGTGCAATGATAGAGTAAAGAtccatataataatataaaggaGTCCTTTTTTCTCTGTCATCAAAAGAAGTGAAGcagaatatttttagttaaatcCTGACTGCCAGAGAGACATCCAAAAACTCGTAACTAGATATAGTAATCCATACATACTCACTGAAAAATCTCCATGAATGTGGTAAAAGATACAGGGGAAAATTAATTTCACCTTAATGTGGCTGGTATCAATCTTTCCAATAAGAGGATTGAGTACAACAGCAGAAAACCACTGCCTGAGACGGTCACGCCATTTCTCTATATGTGGATGAATGCCCAGCCTTTCAAAAGCTTCAATCGATTCTTCCATAGACATTGGAGGGGGAAGCTCTACCTCTCCTTTCTTAGGTGGAGTTGTGAACTTCTGGGAACCAGGGGACATCCTAACTTGCCTTAAAGGCGTACTTCTTGTAGCTCCAGAAGTACTAACTGAACCAGTTAGGGTGTTTGGACTGGTCATCCCAAATGCATTTATGCTGGGGGGAGGAGTTGCCAATTTACTAGCTGTTTCAGATATCTTCTCATCTATATCAGCCAGAAAACTTTCAAGATCTTTCTCTGTTGCTAAATCTTTCTGAAAGGCACGACGCTTATTTGACCAAGGAGTGCCAGTCAACTGATCTACTCCAGGTGAAGACTGCAGTGATGGTGACGGTATCGATGACCGTGTAGAGGCCGCAGGTACAAGATACATAGAAGGAGAAGCAGGTGACTTGGATGGTGTACTATAAGCATGCATTTTTCGCCCACTACTAGAGCTTGATTTCCCACCACTCATTTCATGATTCGAACTTGATGGATGAAGTGGGATGAGCAAACTTGATGGGGAAGGCGAGCTAACTTTTGATTTAGGAGGTCTCTTTGAAGACTCCTCAGAATCCCTTTCAATTTTTGACCTTAACCCCAAAAGGCCAAGCTGTCGATCGGTAAGGCGTGTTAGCTCTTTTGTGCCTTTGGAAGGAGATACTACAAAAACCTCTCTAAGATTTCTTATTCTCCAAACTGAAAGGACTTTGAAAAAAGCAAACACAGCTGCAAGCAGTATGCAACTTGCCATTGCTGCTATAACTTTGGAACATATACCTGCATATTGAAATCGTATCACAAAACCGATTGCTAGAACTAGTCACAGCATTGCTTTCAGAAACGGTAATGAAAATCAAAACTCTACTTACTTGCAACATCTTGAGAGATAAACCCAAGTCCAAAATCAGCAGCAGCCATATTTCCCCTGCATTGATCACATTCACATTAGCACAAAATATTTCACACCTCATGTCAATGTACTGGTTTTATCAAACATCTAAGGTTCAAAATCACGTTCAGTACAGAAGATTTCCCAATTCATGCAAGGGTACTAAATATTTCAATTCCCATGTCATAACTCCTATCACTAGTATAATTGGAAAAAGGCAAGATCAAGGAAAAAAACATAGGAGTATTAGTTAtgtgtaatatatatatatatatatatatatatatataattcatttcaaaatttcaagattAAGCTCAAATCAAGTATCTCACTCACAGTGGGAACTAATGGCAACctcttttttaataatttaaccGGAATGCGGAGCATAAACCTTGAAACAACCGCGAAATACCTGTACAAAGAGATGGCGAGGGCGACGGCAGAGCCGCAGAAAAGAGAGAGGATGAAGAAGACTGTGGAGGCGGAAGGGCGAAGGCTGTTGGAGGTGAGGGCGGCGGAGAGTGCTGGGTTCTGGTACACCGCAAACACCGAGGGCTTCGATGCGCCCGCCATCTGCTGCTGTCCTCCACCACGATCCATCACTGGTAGCGGTCGGCTGATTTATGCCAATTAGCCTGTTTAGGGTTTAGCAATGTGAATTTCAGCCATTGTTGGGGTTTTTGGAGCTCGATGAGGAAGCCGGAATTTTCGAAATTTCAGCGCTTGTTGATTTCTCTTTTATAGCCCTGATACGGGTCGGGTTATGCTCCGTATAAGTTTAGAGATTCCAAATATAGAATTTTAAAGATTTCCAAATAGAAATAAATGTACTTCATAAAAAATTCTTCTTCAATAGAAAGGAGTATTGAGAAAGTATTGTACATTCCTCAATTTTAAAAAGGTATTTACCTATTTTCTATACAAAAGATAAATATAATAGCTATTTTTGTAAACTTTTTTCAATTTACTTTCTTCTGTATTGAAATTTACTTGTAGATTTTTCTAAAAAGGTATATTTACCTTAATTGAAGTgatcaataaaaaaaactccatttcttaatttacttttttttcgtTGGAGATGTTCTAAATCAGATTAGGGCTAAATAGAGACCGAGCCTCACAAACTCAATGGAATTAATTGTTTAAATTGAtcacaatttaatttttattaataatgaaTTATTAAGCCTTATTCATATTACAATTATGACTCATTTTTAACTAAATCATTTATCAtatttaagattttaatattcATGAATTATTTTAAGTTCAGTGTTAGCTTTGATTAATTAACTCTTCTACCAACTCGCGTACGCTGAGTCATGTTTTTCACAAGAATACTATACTCTCTTGATAACCCAATATACTAAGGTATGGTATACTAGTAAAtaaatttgttttaaaattaatttacaaaTCTATTTATAACCAACTTCAAACTTTAACAATTCTATTTAACATACTATATAATACACGATAATACacggtgtgatcaattgctaactcattacTCATCCattaattgttaactacaactaatttaagaccatataaTTTTCAAAGATCTAATGGTCTACCTACCCatttgtcatgtgtaatttcattttattattatttaaatttaaaaagataagaagAATTAACAAATTTAGGATTTTGGTCAAACTGTCAATATAGtgtaaaaaaatatcaacatgaTGCATTgagtatgtcaacacaattttgaattgacattttatatgtgttgacatttattGATAGATATGTTGATATTAGACTGCTTcgaaaaaaacatgaaaattcaagatttttttcaaatttcgacatcgaaacatatgcatgtaggatctcgttggaatccttataaaattatctttaatttgatatatgttgagtgaaaaaataatttaaattgagataattatatgcatttaaagttttgggatatttttaaaagttagttataattaCTTTGTTATTAATTAACATACATAACCTAATTGACATTTTTGATCCACTATATTGATACTCGAAATTCAATGATCACAACCCGACCCTTGATTTAAAAATCTAATGTCTAAttatagttagtaatttaagggTGAGTTAATAATACAATGCATCCCCTGAATAGTAGGAGTACTccatatcaaataaaatatcattAGTCAAATTGTACAATTTTCAGGaaaatagaagaagaaaaacaaaacaatactCCATTATTCTCTCTGTGTGTCTCAATTGTGCAACAGCATAACAACATTACATTAGACAAAGCACCAACACATACCAACTCATGTTTATAAAGAGGAATAAATAGCATTCATGCATAATAATAACCAAATCCACCTACTTCAACTACATCGTTTCCTTCGTACCAcgaacacaaacacaaacacgacCACACTTTATTTAGTAACGTACACGAACTTCGTCCTCACATCCTTATCACAGTCGGGGAAGAATCGGGCTCCCCTACTGACGACGACTTGGACACATCAGGCGCAGATGGCGCTTCTTCTAGGCAGCTCTTGGTGTCGTCGCTGTTCATTCCAATGGTCAGCTTCTCCACCTCCTCTTGTGTGTATATGTGGATCTTCGTCGCCACCTCAACAAACTCACTGCATTCATCAAACACAGAGCAAGAATTTGGCTAAATTCCGCAATTTACTAGCTATTACCCCCAAAAAAACAAAGCATTGTTACGAGAGGGACTTACTGCCAAGGGTCGTCCCCAACTACCATCATGTCGTTCTCACTATCGGTGTACAGTATGCGCCATCCGTGATTTGGATCGCGCAAGAGGCCCTCCATGTTGAACAGCCTCTCGAGTTCAGTCAGCAAATCATCATAGCCATTCAATCTCGAAAGATCAATGGCTCTCCCCACCAAGCTACCTTGTTTGTGAACCTACGAACAAATATGGTAATCACCCTTTCGAGTCTCGTGACAAAAGAGTATTAATCAGCCATCGCTGCTCAACTTGCTCGAAACGTACCTTTGTACAGCTCCTCTTGCTAGGACCCTGTAGATTGATGGCAGCAGGATCTTCTGTCAAGGAGAAACCGAATATCTTGCAGCTCGGAACATTCTCCTTCAAGTTGCTTTCACTGTTCACATTTTTAAGACCAGACGTCCTCTCCTGCGCCCTCGGTTCGTTTGTCAGATGTGGCATTTGACCTACATCGGCTTTAGTCCCACTCAGAATAGAAGTAGGGCTCAGAACATGATTTCCTGTCAGGAAATTGGAGAAGTTGGACAGCATGGGTCCTCCTGTATGGATGCTCTTGTGCGGAATCGCCATGCTTCTAGAACCTTCTGAAGCCAGGGGATAGAAGCTGGGCATCGGCCTCTGATTGTGAATGTTGTAACCATGCTGAGGTTTTGACCAAACACCGAGATCCGAGCTACTTCTCCCCGTGAGAGATTTGAATGAGCAAATTTCTTGACCTTGCAAGACCTTAGGAAACCAAGTGGATTCCAGAAAGCCTGTGAAGTTGGCGGGCGCGCGGTTTCTCATAAACTCGCCATAGTTCATTTTATCCATCCCGTTTGGCACAGGATTAAGTGTGGTAGGTTGCACACCAAAATCGAGCTGGCGGTTCACGCGATCACCTCTGTAGAAAGGTGAAACTAGACCTACATTTTCTTGACCTTGCAAGACCTTGGAGGATCGTACCGACTCCTCAAAGTCCAAAACAGCATCCCCACCTGCATATAAAATGAGATTTTAAGGTCAGCCAAGAGCAAAGAATGTAGAGCAGAACAATTGAAATCCGAATGGAAAGATATGCACCAGCAATCGGGCTACCATGTGGGGCAACGTGCAGATTCGACCTCAGTTTCTTCATCCTAGGTGAGGACTGGATACTCAGAGGTGCATAGTTACCTGATAAATCAATGTCCCATGGAGAAACTCGTTCTTGGTGGTTACTCATGATGTCCTCGTCCCAACGCACCTATAGCATTTGCCGGTAACAAGGGTGTTAGTGACATTGCAAGAAATGATTGGATAAATGTAATCACAATGACATTAGAATATGTTATGCTGATCTATCTTTGCTACTAACACTAACTCAATTTATGATTCGACTCCAAGGGGCTCGAACCAACTTCCACAATCGTTTATTGTAATATAAACTCTAAAGCAATTAAGCAACAAAATGAACAGACGTCAATCTCAATTCCACCTGTTGGCCAAAATCTCGCAGAAAAGTACTACAACATCATGAAAACAGAACAGGGAAGATGAAAAAACCGATAGATCCTTCACATCCATTATAAGCCAATAGTTGAGAACATGTGTCATTTAGGTCATTTATAAGGGCATACAACGGAATGAAAACGATAAACTAGACGTCCTAGAATAGCAAAAATGCAAAATCACAGAAAGGTTGCCTGGCTATGAAGTTGTACTCTACCATCAGGCATCTCCATTTAGAGTTCTGCCATCGATAGGGATCCATATCACCGACTCCAGTCACCACACCACTGAACCTGCAAACATAAAACAAATACAATCAGCATCCATTGCAGAATGCAGAGGCTAAAACGGTAAAAATTTGATGTGTGGGACCTTCTTTCAGGAGAATCATCAAAATCGAATCGCATTCTGAATCTTGTCCCAACAGGTACCCGGCTGGTGGTACACTTCACATATTTCTTGGCGGGGATAATAAAATCAGCATGGCTCGCcctgcaaaataaaataaagttctAAGCAGACGTGTCACGTGATGTCAGCGACTAATAGTACAACACCATGTAATCTAAACATGCCAGtgatttcttcctcattcaGTAAGAGTTCATACACATCTTCTACATTTGTATTATCCATCAAATTTTAGCTACAAGCATACTTCATTTGCCCAATCAAGTTAGGATTTTATTGCCCAAGCACTCAATACTCGATGCTTTTTAAAACGGCAAAGACAGCTAACAGCTCCTCAAATAATATCTTAAACAGTCAACAACTCCAAGACATATGCTTAAATCAATCATATTTGTGAACTTATCTTACTTTATGACAAAAGTAATAGAGCTATAGTCACTGGTATCATTTTTGAGACTATAGATTTTTCCCATTGTATCATTAAATATGGTTGAAAGGCTAAAATGTAAATTTGGATTATAAAAACAAGATTGTCGATCACGGAACTGGTGCTCTCTAGAGGTAAAATTAGAGAGGGTCTCATCTATAGACTTGCAGTTACAGCTATGACCTTTGCGTCTCCAATCTACACACATGTTTCGAGGCAAACAATCCTCAAAGCAAGTTATGTTATTTTCACTAGAAAGTGTTCAGAAACACTGTTGTATTTCCATGGCATTGTGGAGACAATAACGTGCTATAGGAAAAAACAGCTACAGATTTACTACTAGGTAGTCTCTAAGCTTTTATCTTCAAATGTGTTCTTTCTATATTATCAGGCAAAAATAACAAGGTTAAGCACGTAAAAGTACAAAATTGCGAAACAGTACCTTGGGCTGTAGAAAACATGAAAAGAGTTGTTGCTTGATATAGCATTTGCAACTGGAGAGAGGACATTGGGATAAGAACTCTGATTCTTAATGATCGAATCAGGCAAGCCATTCCTAGGCCGAGCAGCTCGTCTAATCCCTAACCGTAGTTCTCCAGCTTCTCCTCTGCAGTATGGTAAAAACACCATATAAGGCAAGGAACACTTTAAACAACAATGCTGCATAGAAAAGCTCAGTTCCAACATCAGTCTCTTTTTCCTTGCAACAGATCATTAATCCCACATTTTACTTACACCAGTATGTGCCTTCAAATCAACTTATGTTTACATAAATTAATCTTCTCAATTAAAAGTGTGTTTAGATTTTACACAATTCGTTTCCAAGCATCTTGCATATGTATTGCTCAAATGCAGAACTTCGAGATAAGATGCACCTCAGAAAGAGGACAGCATCCCCCGAAACAAGATTTTTCTGACTAACAAATATGCTCCAACCAGTAGTGAGCAAATGCCGCCTTGGCTGGCCTGCAATATCATAATCGAACACTCAGAATCTCCACAAGAGAATGAGTGATACACGAACCTTATACCTCTATAAATGTGTCTGAACTTCCACTCCACTCCATGCAGGTCTTTGGCTATGAGTTCCTGGGAGGGCCTCTGCTCTTTATAATCCTACAACCAAACATGATTCATCAGCAAGACAAACACTACTCGAGCTACTAGAGAATTCACGTGTTATTAGCCAAACCAGAGGGGGGAAGCAGTCTTCAGCGGCTCTACGAGGAACAGAAAATCCACCATGGGTACTGGTATCTGAAGCAGTCAGGGTCTTGCAGAACATGTGGGAAGTCGACTTTGCAGGCATGACACCATACCCATCCTCGCCAGTACCCGCACTTTCACTCTCTTCGCCGTTCAATTTCACCCCTTCGACCTGCATCAGCACGACAACATTACAAAGGCAGAAAGTGGACAATTACCAAATTTTCTCTAGCACTACTCCAAGGCCTGATGACCGACCTATAACTAATTCTAACTGACGACGAAACATAAAACAATAAGAATTTACAATAATCATCATAAAACCCAATTCTTTCACTAATCAAGAATTTCAAAAAGTAGAAA
Proteins encoded in this window:
- the LOC121742241 gene encoding uncharacterized protein LOC121742241 — its product is MDRGGGQQQMAGASKPSVFAVYQNPALSAALTSNSLRPSASTVFFILSLFCGSAVALAISLYRGNMAAADFGLGFISQDVASICSKVIAAMASCILLAAVFAFFKVLSVWRIRNLREVFVVSPSKGTKELTRLTDRQLGLLGLRSKIERDSEESSKRPPKSKVSSPSPSSLLIPLHPSSSNHEMSGGKSSSSSGRKMHAYSTPSKSPASPSMYLVPAASTRSSIPSPSLQSSPGVDQLTGTPWSNKRRAFQKDLATEKDLESFLADIDEKISETASKLATPPPSINAFGMTSPNTLTGSVSTSGATRSTPLRQVRMSPGSQKFTTPPKKGEVELPPPMSMEESIEAFERLGIHPHIEKWRDRLRQWFSAVVLNPLIGKIDTSHIKVIEAAAKLNISINISQIGSDAPNAPGTANVSPIDRSNDWKPAFAVDEDGLLYQLRATLVQVFDTSKAQGINFQQSQQHAAAISILREGMDAITEHQRLHALMKGEWGKGLLPQSSVRADYTVQRIRELGDGTCLKNYQYLGNGEVYDKKNKKWSLDLPSDSHLLLYLFCAFLEHPKWMLHVDPTTYAGTQASKNPLFLGVLPPKDRFPEKYIAVISGVPSVLHPGACILAVGKQSPPVFALYWDKKPQFSFQGRTALWDAILLLCYKIKISYDGIVRGMHLDSSALAILPVLDQESDD
- the LOC121741953 gene encoding auxin response factor 4-like isoform X2; translated protein: MEFDLNHAVSEVEKNNACVNGGECEESAPPSIYVELWHACAGPLTSLPKKGNVVVYFPQGHMEQAVSASPFPPMDVPTFDLPPQIYCRVVDVQLLANKENDEVYTQLNLLPLPEVEGVKLNGEESESAGTGEDGYGVMPAKSTSHMFCKTLTASDTSTHGGFSVPRRAAEDCFPPLDYKEQRPSQELIAKDLHGVEWKFRHIYRGQPRRHLLTTGWSIFVSQKNLVSGDAVLFLRGEAGELRLGIRRAARPRNGLPDSIIKNQSSYPNVLSPVANAISSNNSFHVFYSPRASHADFIIPAKKYVKCTTSRVPVGTRFRMRFDFDDSPERRFSGVVTGVGDMDPYRWQNSKWRCLMVRWDEDIMSNHQERVSPWDIDLSGNYAPLSIQSSPRMKKLRSNLHVAPHGSPIAGGDAVLDFEESVRSSKVLQGQENVGLVSPFYRGDRVNRQLDFGVQPTTLNPVPNGMDKMNYGEFMRNRAPANFTGFLESTWFPKVLQGQEICSFKSLTGRSSSDLGVWSKPQHGYNIHNQRPMPSFYPLASEGSRSMAIPHKSIHTGGPMLSNFSNFLTGNHVLSPTSILSGTKADVGQMPHLTNEPRAQERTSGLKNVNSESNLKENVPSCKIFGFSLTEDPAAINLQGPSKRSCTKVHKQGSLVGRAIDLSRLNGYDDLLTELERLFNMEGLLRDPNHGWRILYTDSENDMMVVGDDPWHEFVEVATKIHIYTQEEVEKLTIGMNSDDTKSCLEEAPSAPDVSKSSSVGEPDSSPTVIRM
- the LOC121741953 gene encoding auxin response factor 4-like isoform X1, which codes for MEFDLNHAVSEVEKNNACVNGGECEGGSGDYAFLQTSILSPNAASHSSSSSPCSESAPPSIYVELWHACAGPLTSLPKKGNVVVYFPQGHMEQAVSASPFPPMDVPTFDLPPQIYCRVVDVQLLANKENDEVYTQLNLLPLPEVEGVKLNGEESESAGTGEDGYGVMPAKSTSHMFCKTLTASDTSTHGGFSVPRRAAEDCFPPLDYKEQRPSQELIAKDLHGVEWKFRHIYRGQPRRHLLTTGWSIFVSQKNLVSGDAVLFLRGEAGELRLGIRRAARPRNGLPDSIIKNQSSYPNVLSPVANAISSNNSFHVFYSPRASHADFIIPAKKYVKCTTSRVPVGTRFRMRFDFDDSPERRFSGVVTGVGDMDPYRWQNSKWRCLMVRWDEDIMSNHQERVSPWDIDLSGNYAPLSIQSSPRMKKLRSNLHVAPHGSPIAGGDAVLDFEESVRSSKVLQGQENVGLVSPFYRGDRVNRQLDFGVQPTTLNPVPNGMDKMNYGEFMRNRAPANFTGFLESTWFPKVLQGQEICSFKSLTGRSSSDLGVWSKPQHGYNIHNQRPMPSFYPLASEGSRSMAIPHKSIHTGGPMLSNFSNFLTGNHVLSPTSILSGTKADVGQMPHLTNEPRAQERTSGLKNVNSESNLKENVPSCKIFGFSLTEDPAAINLQGPSKRSCTKVHKQGSLVGRAIDLSRLNGYDDLLTELERLFNMEGLLRDPNHGWRILYTDSENDMMVVGDDPWHEFVEVATKIHIYTQEEVEKLTIGMNSDDTKSCLEEAPSAPDVSKSSSVGEPDSSPTVIRM
- the LOC121741953 gene encoding auxin response factor 4-like isoform X3, with the protein product MEFDLNHAVSEVEKNNACVNGGECEGGSGDYAFLQTSILSPNAASHSSSSSPCSESAPPSIYVELWHACAGPLTSLPKKGNVVVYFPQGHMEQAVSASPFPPMDVPTFDLPPQIYCRVVDVQLLANKENDEVYTQLNLLPLPEVEGVKLNGEESESAGTGEDGYGVMPAKSTSHMFCKTLTASDTSTHGGFSVPRRAAEDCFPPLDYKEQRPSQELIAKDLHGVEWKFRHIYRGQPRRHLLTTGWSIFVSQKNLVSGDAVLFLRGEAGELRLGIRRAARPRNGLPDSIIKNQSSYPNVLSPVANAISSNNSFHVFYSPRASHADFIIPAKKYVKCTTSRVPVGTRFRMRFDFDDSPERRFSGVVTGVGDMDPYRWQNSKWRCLMVRWDEDIMSNHQERVSPWDIDLSGGDAVLDFEESVRSSKVLQGQENVGLVSPFYRGDRVNRQLDFGVQPTTLNPVPNGMDKMNYGEFMRNRAPANFTGFLESTWFPKVLQGQEICSFKSLTGRSSSDLGVWSKPQHGYNIHNQRPMPSFYPLASEGSRSMAIPHKSIHTGGPMLSNFSNFLTGNHVLSPTSILSGTKADVGQMPHLTNEPRAQERTSGLKNVNSESNLKENVPSCKIFGFSLTEDPAAINLQGPSKRSCTKVHKQGSLVGRAIDLSRLNGYDDLLTELERLFNMEGLLRDPNHGWRILYTDSENDMMVVGDDPWHEFVEVATKIHIYTQEEVEKLTIGMNSDDTKSCLEEAPSAPDVSKSSSVGEPDSSPTVIRM